The following proteins are encoded in a genomic region of Desulfobotulus mexicanus:
- a CDS encoding type I restriction enzyme HsdR N-terminal domain-containing protein: protein MHKSPCLVKGRCQDKKTDSPEKDCNHERAGMGKHHLVLGSMQDILSEQTIEDNHDNRYRQKLAKLLLDAGYTKQNISSHIPLVLKCDEKRALIHLDFLVKPHGKAAILIRYGPGSIVTRRTPGRAAALLMDAPLLLVTNGEDAELLETRTGNLLSRGLNSIPPPEDLPPVQPAAPPLTPSIEERCHRILYAFEVNDACPCDDAVCHLDTEKL, encoded by the coding sequence ATGCATAAGAGCCCCTGTCTTGTAAAGGGGCGATGCCAAGACAAAAAAACCGACAGCCCCGAAAAGGACTGCAACCATGAAAGGGCAGGCATGGGCAAGCATCATCTCGTCCTTGGCAGCATGCAGGACATCCTTAGCGAGCAGACAATAGAAGACAACCACGACAACCGTTACCGCCAGAAACTGGCAAAACTCCTTCTGGATGCTGGATATACAAAACAGAATATCAGCTCCCACATTCCGCTGGTCCTGAAATGTGATGAAAAAAGAGCGCTGATTCATCTGGATTTCCTGGTAAAGCCCCATGGAAAAGCAGCCATCCTTATCCGCTATGGCCCCGGCTCCATTGTCACCCGCCGAACACCGGGCCGGGCAGCAGCCCTTCTCATGGATGCGCCCCTCCTTCTGGTTACCAACGGGGAAGATGCCGAACTTCTGGAAACCCGGACAGGCAACCTCCTTTCCCGGGGCCTGAACAGCATTCCCCCTCCGGAAGACCTCCCCCCGGTTCAGCCTGCGGCCCCACCCCTGACACCCAGCATAGAAGAGCGCTGCCACCGGATTCTTTATGCCTTTGAAGTCAATGATGCCTGCCCCTGCGATGATGCGGTCTGCCATCTGGATACGGAGAAACTATGA
- a CDS encoding nucleoside deaminase — translation MNNDHEFMGEALILAEKALKEGEFPVGCVISLDGKIQVRSRRKASNGNLPSEITHAEILAIREMENLVPTDMRHKATLYATMEPCLMCYAAILLSGIGRVVWAYEDAMGGGTACDLSTLPPLYSQRQPEITPAFRREESLVLFMEFFRNPRNAYWKNSLLARYTLAGGKSLPQTP, via the coding sequence ATGAATAACGATCATGAATTCATGGGAGAAGCCCTCATACTGGCAGAAAAAGCCCTGAAAGAAGGAGAGTTTCCCGTGGGATGCGTCATATCTCTGGACGGAAAAATCCAGGTAAGATCCAGACGTAAAGCATCAAACGGCAATCTTCCCAGCGAAATAACCCATGCGGAAATCCTCGCCATCCGGGAGATGGAAAACCTTGTCCCCACAGATATGCGCCACAAAGCCACCCTCTATGCCACCATGGAGCCATGCCTCATGTGCTATGCCGCCATTCTTCTTTCCGGCATCGGCCGGGTGGTGTGGGCCTACGAAGACGCCATGGGTGGCGGTACAGCCTGTGACCTTTCAACCCTCCCCCCCCTGTACAGCCAAAGACAGCCGGAAATAACCCCTGCCTTCAGGCGTGAAGAAAGCCTTGTGCTTTTCATGGAATTTTTCCGCAATCCCCGGAACGCCTACTGGAAAAACAGCCTGCTTGCCCGCTACACCCTGGCCGGAGGAAAATCCCTGCCCCAAACCCCTTAA